The proteins below are encoded in one region of Lactuca sativa cultivar Salinas chromosome 3, Lsat_Salinas_v11, whole genome shotgun sequence:
- the LOC122197171 gene encoding uncharacterized mitochondrial protein AtMg00810-like has translation MQTPTITIYMLVYVDDIVIVGSSPTSIDHLIRTLSSSFPIKDLGRLTYFLGIEVLHNSGGITLVKHKYASDLLKRANMMNCKSISTPMSVTDKLAQDLGKPLSDEDVFKYRSLVGGLQYLTLTRPEISFPVNKVCQYLSKPTTIHLEAVKRILRYIKDWAGCIDYRRSTGGFAIFLGPNLISWSSRKQPTVSRSSTEVEYKALANGTTEATWIQSLLKELGVHQRRAPVLWCDNIGATYLTTNLVFHARTKHIEVDFQFVREKVAMGALDVRFISSNDQLADGITKPTTRNMLDKLKHNLNLKSVGIEREC, from the exons ATGCAAACGCCTACTATTACCATCTACATGCTTGTTTATGTAGATGATATCGTCATTGTTGGGTCGTCTCCTACATCTATTGATCACCTCATTCGCACACTGTCTTCTTCATTTCCTATTAAAGATCTAGGTCGTCTAACTTATTTCTTGGGAATTGAAGTACTTCACAATTCAGGGGGAATCACTCTTGTAAAACACAAATACGCCTCTGATCTGCTTAAACGGGCTAATATGATGAATTGTAAAAGTATTTCAACTCCCATGTCAGTAACAGATAAGCTTGCTCAAGATCTTGGTAAACCTCTTAGTGACGAAGACGTTTTTAAATATAGAAGTTTAGTGGGCGGTTTGCAATATCTTACGTTGACTAGGCCAGAAATTTCCTTCCCTGTTAATAAAGTTTGTCAATATTTGTCTAAACCCACTACAATACATTTGGAAGCTGTGAAGAGAATATTGCGATACATTAAAG ATTGGGCAGGATGTATAGATTATAGAAGATCCACGGGAGGCTTTGCAATTTTTCTAGGACCTAACTTGATTTCATGGAGTTCAAGGAAGCAGCCCACTGTGTCACGTTCAAGTACAGAAGTTGAGTACAAAGCTTTAGCTAATGGCACTACTGAGGCTACATGGATACAATCATTACTCAAGGAGTTGGGAGTCCATCAAAGAAGAGCACCTGTGCTTTGGTGTGATAATATAGGTGCCACATACTTGACAACAAATCTGGTGTTTCATGCTAGAACTAAGCATATAGAAGTCGATTTTCAGTTTGTAAGGGAAAAGGTAGCTATGGGAGCTCTAGATGTACGATTCATATCTTCAAACGATCAGCTGGCAGATGGTATCACAAAGCCTACTACTCGCAACATGCTAGACAAATTAAAACATAATCTAAACCTCAAATCGGTTGGGATTGAGAGGGAATGTTAA
- the LOC111877857 gene encoding uncharacterized protein LOC111877857 encodes MSCRSLSLLLNPFSSRSSRTITPVSSYKAQCPKVAPPSIRSDGQSRRHLLFLMTATTAITAMEMPSMAENIGLFGLRKKLKKAEEEAVEIVKEGIESAEKGVEAAERQIEAAEMEIETEVRFGGGLTQAGVVAGAEVVGILVATSVVNGILGSES; translated from the coding sequence ATGTCTTGCAGAAGCTTGAGTCTGCTACTAAACCCATTCTCTAGCCGGAGCTCCCGCACCATAACCCCAGTCTCCTCCTACAAGGCACAATGCCCTAAAGTCGCGCCTCCGTCGATTCGTTCTGATGGCCAGAGCCGGAGACATCTATTGTTTCTTATGACGGCAACAACGGCAATTACGGCAATGGAGATGCCGTCGATGGCGGAGAACATAGGGCTATTTGGATTGAGGAAGAAGCTGAAGAAGGCAGAGGAAGAAGCGGTGGAGATCGTGAAGGAAGGAATTGAGTCAGCTGAGAAAGGAGTCGAAGCGGCGGAGAGACAGATCGAGGCGGCGGAGATGGAGATTGAGACGGAGGTCCGTTTCGGAGGTGGTTTGACGCAGGCGGGAGTGGTTGCCGGTGCGGAGGTTGTTGGGATTTTGGTTGCTACGTCGGTGGTTAATGGAATATTAGGATCTgaaagttaa